DNA from Kryptolebias marmoratus isolate JLee-2015 linkage group LG8, ASM164957v2, whole genome shotgun sequence:
ttgtataaactgagccagaaaaaaatcagtttaagctatttttaaagataaaacatgtCTTGGGTCAACAGTTGATGTATTCTGGGGTGTAAAACAATCAACCCATAactgttttcatgtaaaaaacaaaaacaagcagctaaGATCCTGATGTTTGAGAACTGAGTGAATATTTCAGATAAATAAAGTGgttttaatttcagattttgGATGAATTTGCTTCACCCCACATGCAGTTTTCTTAcagctgtttgacatttttactttccatttccattttaatattgactgtttcttttcttttacaaccccagttctgaaaacaagttaggatgttgtgtaaaatgtaaataaaagcaaaaagcaataaTCTGAAAATCTCTCAAACCcccaaatgtttaaattaagcCCACTTAAAAAAGGttcttttgaatttgatggcagcaactcgTTTCAGAAAACTTTGGACAGGGGCAAAAACAGGAtataaaagtaagtggtatgaataagaaatAGTTGGAGGAGCATTTTCcaactaattagattaattagcaacaggtcgGTAAGTAAACTGGGtataaaaggagcattttagagaagctgaatctctccgaagtgaagatgggcagaggttcaccagtctgcaaaaaaactgtctaaaaatagacctattatatttgtaatatcatcaaaacatttcaacaatcTGGAGAGGGACAATCGAGCCTGCTAGCagcgcacagttcaaaagcctgcctctctgatggtatgggggtgcatcaGTGCTCCAATGcagagatatatatatatatatatacaagttttagaacaatatatgctcccatccagatgcCTTTTGCTTTTTCAGGAAATGCCTTTTCAGTAAGACACATACTGCATCCCTTCCAGCAGCAGAGCCTGGCTGGTGAGCtgtcctgcctgcagtccagacctctcactaACTGAAAACAGCTGGAATCCTCCAACATCCCCTcccaaaaactccagcagctccagatgtttacagatgttgtTAAAAATGAGGGGATGCTTCACTGTGGAAAACATGGGCCTGGAACTTTTGTGTTGATGTCATTAAATTCAAAGTTACCTaattttttccattaaaaaaggcacaacttcttagtttcaacatttgaaatgttgtgaataaaatatgggtttatgagttttgcaaatcattgtattctgtttatttacattttaaacaacttccCATATTTTATCTGAATTGGGGTTGAATGTTAACAAATCAAGATGCTTTTGAATTAATTAACAAACTTGATGCCGTTCATTTAGtggcagttaaataaaaatgaataaacagaattaaagtAGCAATATATCagtattaaacaaaacaataaaacgtGTTTTCTCTGTAGTCTGACGTTCCTAACATTGTGTTTCAATGCGCACAAACAGGACTCTCCAACAGAAACACAGTCATGCGTAAAGGAGGAGTAAACCCATCAGGTTAAATCCTCATTCCTGCGCTCTGGCGCACGTCTCACACGAACCCCAAACCTGTCTCATTTCACCTGGATTCTCCACAGTGTCAGGTTTCTTGACTCATATTTATAAGTTTTCGTTCATTTTTCGGTGCGTAAAAACGGACAGCGGAGATGCcagtctgaaataaataaaaaggtaatttgCTGACACCCACCTGCAGCACAGTCTTCATGGTGACCGGAGAGACGATGGCGGTGCAGATCTTCTCTCCGTTACGCGTCTCCTGGCCCATGATGAAGAGCATCGGGGTCGCGAGCGCGAAGGACGCGAGCCACATGGCGCTGATGAGCTTCTTGGTGCGGCTCCGGGACATGATGCTCTTCGCCTTGAACGGGTGGCAGATGGCCATGTAGCGCTCCACGCTCAGGCTGGCGATGTTGAGCGCGGTGGCGTAGGAGCAGCTGTCCCGCAGGAAGTAGTAACCCCTGCACACGGCGTCCCCGAACACCCACGGGTGGTGGAACCAGATGAAGTTGTAGAGCTCGATGGGCATGGAGAGGACGAGGATGAGCAGGTCTGACACGGCGAGGCTGGCCAGGTGGTAGTGCACGGTgctctgcaggttctgcaggCTCTTCTTGGTCAGCAGGGTGTAGAGGGTGATGGAGTTCCCCAGAGAGCCCACGGCGAACAGAACCACGTAGATGACCGTGACTATCACCTTGGAGTAAATGTCCGTGTTGACTTCCAGGTCCTCCTCCGTCGTTTTAGACGCGCTCGTGCCGTTTTCAAAAGGGAACAGGGAGTTATTCCCAAACAGCCTCTGCGCCAGCGCGCCCAAACCAACCAAGCCGCGTTCGGAGAGCGTGAAGTTTACATCCATTGCGTCTGTGGTGGTTGAAACTGGGGGGCTGCTGTGGTGACTCCAACTTGAAGGAAACTGGACCGTAAGTCTGAGCGTAGGAGCTTTTATATTCGCCACAGCAGGAGGCGTGCTTCACGCGCCGCTCCGATGACGCACAGACAGCCACTGAGCGGACCTCGTGTCATTTCACCTAACATACAGCTTCACGAACCAGCGCCTCTAAAACCAGAGCCTTTCATTCTGAAGCACGACAAGAGCCGAGCAGCGGGAAGCAGGGGCGCGGAAGGTGCTGCAGCACCATCTGATGGATACCAGGGAACATGCCTGTCTgatacataattaaaaaaatgagtgaaagtaaataaaaacagatttgattaGGGCTTCATACATTTAAAGTCCAATATGTGCATGTTTTGGTCATTTAATTTTCTCATCAGAAGCGAGgattgaaaaacaacaacaataaaaaaagtcatttaaattattttatttaaaaggatttttttactgtttcagtaGAATATGACATAGCCTAACTGCAGAAAACACCACAAGACGACCTGAACTTTAGCTGTTAAAGggctgttttatgtgtttgctcCACCTTAAATCAACTCTGgttaaatatctgaaacacttttacttttcagaCCTGCTCCAAGTTATTCTACACCGAATACAAATTTGTGAAAACATAATTTGTGGTTTACGAAAtccacttttttattgtaaaattaaaaaaaattgagagaattacattgttttttttggcatctAGACTATCTTTGTTAATGCgcaacaatgtaaaaaaaattattccaataaatatttcacagatCAGAGTGTTTTTAGTCTTTAGCAATGAGAAAATGGAcctgacagacacaaacacagacacacttttatttgtttccggaaaatgatgtttttgcttcatGTTTGTTGATGACAACCAACAGAGGTTTCCTTCATCACTGATggggtttgtttattttgcagatgGATCTTTGTTGTTTCCCTTCCTTGCTGACGACTTCCAGCGTAAAAAATCGGACGTAACGGGTCATTATTTGTCCTTGTTCGCctgtgattttattgttttattattcttgttatacgggaaaaaaatcaaaaccttcTCTCATTTTTTAAGTGACTCTTTAgcattttagaacaaaaaaatcaaacttgttttattcAATTATCAAAACAGACAGGGACCTTAAACCAGGactgtttttgagtttgtttttggttcttggttctttgtttttctgttgtcaagggttatgttttcttgtttctgattcatgcttctgtttgagtttcgttttattttgttatttctttattttgttccctgtgtctttgttttctgtaatcgttcacttctcctctgtttatctcgtcttcctgccacgcccatctccacctgttccaagttgtaatcactcacctgtgcccacttcctctAATTACCCTCcgctttaaaacccggtcactttctccacttcctcgcaGGTTGTCTGGTTCCCTTCCCGTGCCTTGCCTTGCCGTTATGGTTACttttgctgccctgtcagccttttgtttttgtttttaaaaataaattttcatttttcctcatttcatAATGCTCTATCATGACAGTTATTCTACATCTGTGCGAAAAATTTTACATCTGTTTAAAGCCCAAAGAAAAGTGAGCAGTTTAGCTTTAGGTTGTGATTGCAATTTCATAGATATTGTCTGTTCAGAATATACAGCAGATTTTTTAACATCCATAATCAGATGTGAGGGTGCAATTTGCTGCTTATATCATATATTTCATATAG
Protein-coding regions in this window:
- the ntsr1 gene encoding neurotensin receptor type 1, yielding MDVNFTLSERGLVGLGALAQRLFGNNSLFPFENGTSASKTTEEDLEVNTDIYSKVIVTVIYVVLFAVGSLGNSITLYTLLTKKSLQNLQSTVHYHLASLAVSDLLILVLSMPIELYNFIWFHHPWVFGDAVCRGYYFLRDSCSYATALNIASLSVERYMAICHPFKAKSIMSRSRTKKLISAMWLASFALATPMLFIMGQETRNGEKICTAIVSPVTMKTVLQVNAFLSFVVPMVAISVLNGIIANQLLRMFREAEQDNRVCLTRGNPTVLNITVESNRAQSLRHGVLVLRAVVIAFVVCWLPYHARRLMFCYVSDWSDDLFDFYHYFYMLTNVLFYVSSAINPILYNLVSATYRQIFFSTLRYFFMPCRHSPSRQPYPLTRHSISISSNHTLSTNIIKETTY